A genomic stretch from Bacillus sp. N1-1 includes:
- a CDS encoding YhzD family protein, giving the protein MEKYIITAFEKSGATVLDESFEAQDDKEAKKVGEELLKQKGFGNHTARVVSSAGKLIVLKR; this is encoded by the coding sequence ATGGAAAAATACATTATCACGGCATTCGAAAAAAGTGGCGCTACCGTTCTTGATGAAAGTTTCGAGGCACAAGACGACAAGGAAGCCAAAAAAGTAGGCGAGGAACTGTTGAAACAAAAAGGATTTGGAAATCATACGGCACGTGTCGTATCATCTGCAGGTAAATTGATCGTCTTAAAAAGATAG
- a CDS encoding ABC transporter ATP-binding protein has protein sequence MLEFQNITKQFGAFTAVEGLNLSIPENEIFGLLGGNGAGKTTTFRMLLRLIDQTKGTISWKGEGISYDSSHLIGYLPEERGLYPKMKVKEQLIYLGKLRGMKKAEVEKEIAIWLERFKVPEYLDKKVEELSKGNQQKIQFIASVIHKPELLILDEPFSGLDPVNVEVLKEAVVDLKKSGTTILFSSHRMEHVEELCEHLCILHKGKAVVSGNLKEIKRSYGKKNIRIDADFDVAFLENVAGVVRLKQGLNHSVVQIENEQVSQTVLRELVSKGFVRQFELEEPSLNDIFIEKVGAAYE, from the coding sequence ATGCTCGAATTTCAAAATATTACAAAGCAGTTTGGAGCTTTTACAGCAGTTGAGGGTCTTAATTTATCTATTCCAGAGAATGAGATATTTGGTTTACTCGGTGGGAATGGAGCGGGTAAAACCACAACCTTTCGGATGCTACTGAGACTTATTGATCAAACAAAAGGAACCATTAGCTGGAAGGGAGAAGGGATCTCTTATGATTCCAGTCATTTAATTGGCTACCTACCCGAAGAACGCGGTCTTTATCCAAAGATGAAAGTGAAAGAACAACTCATTTATCTTGGTAAGTTACGAGGAATGAAGAAAGCAGAAGTTGAAAAGGAAATTGCAATATGGCTTGAACGGTTTAAAGTCCCTGAGTACCTTGACAAGAAAGTGGAAGAACTATCAAAAGGAAACCAACAAAAAATTCAATTTATTGCAAGCGTTATTCACAAACCAGAATTGCTCATTCTTGATGAGCCATTTAGTGGTCTTGACCCAGTAAATGTTGAAGTGCTAAAAGAGGCTGTGGTTGATTTGAAAAAATCCGGAACAACCATTTTGTTTTCCAGTCATCGTATGGAGCACGTGGAAGAACTCTGTGAGCATCTTTGTATCCTACATAAAGGAAAAGCAGTTGTTTCAGGAAATTTAAAAGAGATTAAACGTTCATATGGAAAAAAGAATATTCGAATTGATGCAGATTTTGACGTTGCCTTTTTAGAAAACGTTGCCGGAGTTGTTCGATTGAAACAGGGGTTAAATCATAGCGTCGTTCAAATCGAGAATGAACAAGTCTCTCAAACCGTTTTACGGGAGTTGGTAAGTAAAGGGTTTGTTCGACAGTTTGAATTAGAAGAGCCGTCATTAAATGATATTTTCATCGAAAAGGTGGGTGCGGCATATGAATAA
- a CDS encoding ABC transporter permease, with protein MNKFFIVLSQTYLNRLKSKAFIITTVITLLMIFLITNISTIINTFDSSEADRVGVIDTGSFYSSLENQIKMMDAEIVLEKFEGTEDEAEEAVEQGDLDSYLVVEENEALEPTGLYKAETVAEQVTPQVLETALQQMKSTLAAEKAGVTPEQLNQIDQPVQFEKVALEKGAKTEEELNQARVFVYVLLFVIYFSVIFYGNMVAVEVATEKSSRVMEILISSVSPVKQMFGKILGIALLGLTQYAIIIASGYLFMQMQEEELTETGFLSFLDFGNLSTSLIVYAIVFFILGYLLYATILAMVGSLVSRAEEVQQMIMPIQLLIIIAFFIAMFGLSTPSSTFVTISSYIPFFSPVVMFLRVGMLSIPFWEVALSLTLLVGAIVLFGIMGAKVYRGGVLMYGKSSSLKDIGKALKLSKREQ; from the coding sequence ATGAATAAGTTTTTCATCGTCCTATCCCAGACGTATTTAAACCGATTAAAGTCCAAAGCTTTTATTATTACGACGGTCATTACATTATTGATGATTTTTTTAATTACGAACATCTCAACCATTATTAATACGTTTGATTCGAGTGAGGCCGATCGTGTAGGGGTAATTGATACAGGCTCGTTTTATTCATCCCTTGAAAATCAAATCAAGATGATGGACGCGGAAATTGTTTTAGAAAAGTTCGAGGGAACAGAAGATGAAGCGGAAGAGGCGGTCGAACAGGGAGACCTTGACAGCTACTTGGTTGTAGAGGAAAACGAAGCTCTGGAGCCGACAGGTCTTTATAAAGCGGAGACGGTGGCAGAACAAGTAACTCCTCAAGTACTTGAAACAGCTCTTCAACAAATGAAGAGTACACTCGCAGCTGAAAAAGCTGGCGTGACTCCGGAGCAGCTTAATCAAATTGATCAGCCTGTACAGTTTGAGAAAGTAGCTTTAGAAAAAGGGGCAAAGACGGAGGAGGAATTGAATCAAGCGCGCGTGTTTGTATATGTGCTCTTGTTCGTTATCTACTTTTCAGTCATTTTTTATGGGAATATGGTAGCTGTTGAAGTAGCAACTGAGAAATCATCACGAGTGATGGAGATCTTAATTTCAAGTGTTTCTCCTGTAAAGCAAATGTTTGGGAAAATTCTTGGAATCGCTTTGCTTGGTTTAACGCAATACGCCATTATTATTGCAAGTGGTTATCTGTTTATGCAAATGCAGGAAGAAGAACTCACAGAAACAGGTTTCCTTTCATTTCTTGATTTCGGCAACTTGTCAACTTCGCTTATCGTCTATGCGATTGTTTTCTTTATTCTTGGGTATTTACTATATGCGACGATTCTTGCTATGGTCGGTTCACTCGTTAGTAGAGCCGAAGAAGTGCAGCAGATGATCATGCCAATACAGCTTCTTATTATTATTGCCTTTTTTATAGCGATGTTCGGACTAAGCACCCCATCTTCTACATTTGTCACGATTTCATCCTATATCCCGTTTTTCTCACCGGTAGTGATGTTTTTACGTGTAGGGATGCTCTCGATTCCATTCTGGGAAGTAGCTCTAAGCCTTACGCTGCTCGTTGGAGCAATTGTCTTATTTGGTATTATGGGCGCGAAAGTCTACCGAGGTGGTGTTCTCATGTATGGAAAGTCATCTTCATTAAAAGACATTGGAAAAGCATTGAAATTATCGAAACGTGAACAATAG
- a CDS encoding DNA repair exonuclease gives MKEVSFLHCADLHLDRPFTGANQLPTSIHEFVRESAYRSLRAIVDLAIQQRVDFVLFVGDLFDSSYRSIKTQMVLLQELKRLDEAGIYSYLSHGNHDALDGEWAALTWPESSYFFSKEVEAVPFKQEEKTVAWIHGFSYPTRHVNERMASAYQRADENSFQIGMLHGNLEGQTEHSAYAPFTLSELMEKNFDYWALGHIHQRTELLENPPIVYPGNIQGAHSKERGEKGCYFVKLSDAGPLTVFHQTSDVTWHRPVVDIGKCNSMEQLLNVCEEILNQENFSTGGHLINFEFIGISSLHTDLLYANQLDDLLQTLQLNRDMEDNGFVWPYKLSLHSMPSWDRGSLKEQSGFLQDILFVSDHYEQNDLKEAISPLYSHRRARKALHPLEDESQLIKEAEELLLTYLIDSKGDGE, from the coding sequence ATGAAAGAAGTATCCTTTCTGCACTGTGCGGATCTACATTTAGATAGACCATTCACTGGTGCGAATCAATTACCAACTTCGATTCATGAGTTTGTTCGAGAAAGTGCTTATCGCTCTTTGCGCGCTATCGTTGATCTTGCTATTCAGCAACGGGTAGATTTTGTCCTTTTTGTTGGAGATTTGTTTGATAGTAGCTATCGTAGCATAAAGACACAGATGGTTCTCTTGCAAGAGTTAAAGAGATTAGATGAGGCGGGAATCTATAGCTATCTATCCCATGGGAATCACGATGCATTGGACGGAGAGTGGGCTGCTTTAACTTGGCCAGAATCAAGCTACTTTTTCAGTAAGGAAGTGGAAGCTGTTCCATTCAAGCAAGAGGAGAAGACGGTTGCCTGGATTCATGGATTTAGTTATCCAACTCGTCATGTGAATGAACGGATGGCAAGTGCTTATCAAAGGGCGGATGAAAATAGTTTCCAAATCGGAATGCTTCACGGAAATTTAGAAGGACAGACGGAGCACTCTGCTTATGCTCCGTTTACGTTAAGTGAATTAATGGAAAAGAACTTCGATTATTGGGCGCTTGGTCATATTCATCAACGGACAGAGTTACTAGAAAATCCACCCATCGTCTATCCCGGAAATATCCAGGGAGCTCATTCAAAAGAACGTGGCGAAAAAGGATGTTATTTTGTAAAATTAAGCGATGCTGGTCCATTAACGGTTTTTCATCAAACGTCTGATGTTACATGGCATAGGCCAGTTGTTGATATTGGGAAATGTAACTCCATGGAGCAACTTCTAAACGTTTGTGAAGAAATTTTGAATCAGGAAAACTTCTCTACAGGCGGGCATTTAATCAATTTTGAATTTATCGGGATAAGTTCATTACATACAGATCTGCTGTATGCTAACCAATTAGATGACCTTCTCCAAACACTCCAATTAAATCGAGACATGGAAGATAACGGATTTGTGTGGCCCTACAAATTATCTTTGCATTCAATGCCTTCATGGGATAGAGGCAGTTTAAAAGAGCAGAGTGGCTTTTTACAGGACATTCTCTTTGTTTCAGACCACTATGAGCAAAACGATCTGAAAGAAGCCATTTCCCCTCTCTATAGCCACAGGCGAGCGAGAAAGGCGCTTCATCCATTAGAAGATGAAAGTCAGTTAATAAAAGAAGCGGAAGAACTTTTGCTCACCTACCTCATTGATTCAAAAGGAGATGGCGAGTAA
- a CDS encoding AAA family ATPase, which translates to MKLNGIEIYGFGKFENDRIEDISTELQLIFGENEAGKSTLIAFIEYVLFGFQARQENNYSMNQLPRFGGVLFVENNGETFRIERTKDRTSEQVVIYYSNGSFGDRDDLKALLKGMNRTSFRQIFFCNLTTLNDYQNYDEEGWNQVLYEAGMSGGASLLAIEKNFEKWQGEIFKPGGRKPQLNEKLESYESLKKKTTEWEKKNESYNHLIEKVEKLETQVKGNAERLQLLQSEQRTLDYEKQIFPLLKQKQKLLHLLDTLPEFDPFPEEGLGRFDKWKEQSVLLSGELESLKKRKQGLQAEINPNHLLPDAKTFLQEVSSLNEEMILYRERTEERRRRKQELLSLEKTLESELQELGETEEKVKSVKTSFSGRESLKQITEAYQQSNQKYQYVNEGFLTAKEDLEKEENEYKRIKERIASEKKHKKGERESFSTQKWPFEMMAVAIILLIVIGLAENWLLGFVAAAIVIGGAILMTYTTKASKGGLQDEALIREREWTRQAEQIKDQVDRLNRAYLKAAEKVDLWEAERYQLDKDLEEWRVRHSFPKNLPSTSLLDAFDRVVSIQKLQTDRHQKQKQIEELDSHLALLEDRMKRLCDKVNLHYQTPENAIQRVLQKAEEQRESLKKVDMAKSKLKSLEEQYDEVYAKLKSCNEEIKGLMLLAETEGEEAYRTKGKAHQEAKELNRQLTTLSSQLGENVSVRFATVEELEDQRQQVEMEEASILEKQQTLYKQIASEQEKIRLLTEDGTYDELLLQRQQKEDEINAFGRRWAVMKVASDLLSKAKARYQEERLPAVMKKAEEYFKTITDYRYTAIYPPLEGEPFRVVHKSGRAYKPSELSRGTAEQLYLCIRLALASISTIEMPIFLDDIFVNFDEKRTNLAKAFIKKFSKEHQVILLTCHTATTVGINDKMHVLKRSSDRINKKDHLMR; encoded by the coding sequence ATGAAACTTAATGGCATCGAAATCTATGGTTTCGGAAAATTTGAAAACGATCGAATCGAAGATATTTCAACTGAATTGCAACTTATATTTGGAGAGAACGAAGCAGGAAAATCAACGCTTATTGCGTTTATCGAATACGTGTTATTTGGCTTTCAGGCTCGTCAAGAAAATAACTATAGTATGAATCAACTCCCGCGTTTTGGAGGAGTGCTTTTTGTTGAAAATAATGGAGAGACGTTTCGAATTGAAAGAACGAAAGATCGCACGTCTGAACAGGTTGTAATCTACTATTCGAACGGCTCATTTGGAGATAGAGACGATTTAAAGGCACTATTAAAGGGAATGAATCGAACGAGCTTCAGACAAATTTTCTTTTGTAATTTGACAACGCTAAATGACTATCAAAACTATGATGAAGAGGGTTGGAATCAAGTATTATATGAAGCCGGTATGAGCGGCGGGGCTTCGTTACTTGCCATTGAAAAGAACTTTGAAAAGTGGCAAGGTGAAATTTTTAAGCCAGGTGGGAGAAAACCACAACTTAATGAAAAACTGGAAAGCTATGAGTCTTTAAAGAAAAAGACGACCGAATGGGAAAAGAAAAACGAGAGCTATAACCATTTGATAGAGAAGGTCGAGAAGTTAGAAACACAAGTGAAGGGCAATGCAGAAAGGTTGCAATTACTTCAATCTGAGCAGCGAACGCTTGATTATGAGAAACAGATTTTCCCTCTTCTAAAACAGAAACAGAAGCTTCTTCATTTGTTGGATACTCTACCTGAGTTCGATCCTTTTCCAGAGGAAGGACTTGGGAGGTTCGATAAATGGAAGGAACAGTCGGTTCTTTTATCTGGGGAATTAGAGAGTTTAAAGAAAAGAAAGCAGGGTCTACAAGCAGAAATCAATCCTAATCATCTTCTTCCTGATGCGAAAACGTTCTTACAAGAAGTTTCCTCTTTGAATGAAGAAATGATTCTTTATCGAGAAAGAACAGAAGAACGAAGAAGACGTAAGCAAGAACTTTTATCACTTGAGAAAACACTTGAATCAGAGTTGCAGGAATTAGGAGAAACTGAAGAAAAAGTAAAATCTGTGAAGACGTCGTTTTCTGGGCGTGAAAGTTTAAAACAAATCACGGAAGCCTACCAGCAATCAAATCAGAAATACCAATACGTTAATGAGGGATTCCTCACAGCTAAAGAAGATCTTGAGAAAGAAGAAAATGAGTATAAACGCATAAAAGAACGCATTGCTTCTGAGAAAAAGCATAAAAAGGGAGAGAGAGAAAGCTTTTCAACCCAAAAGTGGCCATTTGAGATGATGGCAGTCGCCATCATACTTCTGATTGTGATAGGTTTAGCTGAAAATTGGCTACTTGGTTTCGTGGCGGCGGCTATTGTTATCGGTGGAGCAATCCTTATGACTTACACAACCAAGGCCTCTAAAGGCGGCTTGCAAGATGAGGCACTGATCCGTGAGAGAGAGTGGACTCGACAAGCTGAACAAATAAAAGATCAAGTTGATCGCCTTAACCGCGCATACTTGAAGGCTGCAGAAAAAGTGGATCTTTGGGAAGCGGAGAGGTATCAACTTGATAAGGATTTGGAGGAGTGGCGCGTACGTCATTCGTTTCCAAAAAATTTACCGTCTACATCATTGCTAGACGCATTTGACAGGGTAGTTTCAATCCAGAAGCTGCAGACGGACCGCCATCAAAAGCAGAAGCAGATAGAGGAGCTTGACTCTCATTTAGCCTTGCTCGAAGATAGAATGAAGCGTTTATGTGACAAAGTGAATTTACACTATCAAACGCCTGAAAATGCAATTCAACGCGTGCTCCAAAAAGCGGAAGAGCAAAGAGAAAGTTTGAAAAAAGTTGACATGGCGAAAAGTAAATTAAAATCTCTTGAGGAGCAGTACGATGAGGTTTATGCAAAATTAAAAAGCTGTAATGAGGAAATAAAGGGTCTAATGCTGTTAGCAGAGACAGAAGGCGAAGAGGCCTATCGAACAAAAGGAAAAGCTCATCAAGAAGCAAAAGAGCTGAACCGCCAGCTTACTACTCTTTCATCTCAGCTCGGTGAGAATGTCTCTGTAAGGTTTGCAACCGTGGAAGAATTAGAGGATCAACGTCAACAAGTAGAGATGGAAGAAGCGTCTATTCTGGAAAAGCAGCAGACGCTTTACAAGCAGATAGCTAGTGAGCAAGAAAAAATTCGTCTTTTAACAGAAGATGGCACGTATGATGAGCTGCTTTTGCAACGTCAGCAAAAGGAGGACGAGATTAACGCTTTTGGTCGAAGATGGGCCGTCATGAAAGTAGCATCTGACCTTCTATCTAAAGCAAAAGCAAGATATCAAGAAGAACGCCTGCCGGCAGTGATGAAGAAAGCGGAAGAATACTTTAAGACCATTACAGATTATCGTTACACCGCTATTTATCCACCTCTAGAAGGTGAACCTTTTCGAGTTGTTCATAAGAGCGGACGAGCGTACAAGCCATCTGAATTAAGTAGGGGAACAGCTGAGCAATTATATTTATGTATAAGACTCGCACTTGCTTCTATATCTACAATAGAAATGCCGATTTTTCTTGATGACATCTTTGTGAATTTTGATGAAAAACGGACGAATCTTGCGAAAGCATTTATTAAGAAGTTTTCTAAAGAACATCAAGTGATTTTATTAACATGCCATACAGCTACAACAGTTGGGATAAATGACAAGATGCATGTACTTAAACGTTCATCTGATAGGATAAATAAAAAAGACCATTTAATGAGGTGA
- a CDS encoding response regulator transcription factor, with the protein MEEVYKIHLVEDEENLVQILKTYMEKEGFVVKTFLSGEEALESIHESCHLWILDIMLPGIDGYELLKKIKAEDDVPVIFISARDEDLDRIVGLELGSDDYIAKPFMPRELIIRAKKLLKRVYQQSSQKRFEIVEYEIDPVSRKVLDRGEPVELTTKEMDLILYLVDHVNQTLSREQILVHVWGDDYVGSDRAVDDVIRRVRKKMPRMNLETSYGLGYRLIT; encoded by the coding sequence ATGGAAGAAGTTTATAAAATACACTTAGTTGAAGATGAAGAGAATCTAGTCCAAATATTAAAAACGTATATGGAAAAGGAAGGATTTGTAGTTAAAACTTTTTTGAGTGGTGAAGAAGCGCTCGAAAGCATTCACGAATCCTGTCATCTTTGGATATTGGATATCATGCTTCCTGGAATTGATGGATATGAACTGTTAAAGAAAATTAAGGCAGAGGACGATGTGCCGGTTATCTTCATCTCAGCGAGGGATGAAGATCTTGATCGCATCGTTGGTCTTGAGTTAGGAAGTGATGATTATATTGCAAAGCCATTCATGCCGAGAGAACTAATCATTCGCGCCAAAAAGCTATTAAAGCGAGTGTATCAGCAATCATCCCAAAAACGATTTGAAATTGTAGAATATGAAATTGACCCTGTTTCAAGAAAAGTACTTGATCGAGGGGAGCCTGTTGAATTAACGACGAAAGAAATGGATTTAATTCTTTACTTAGTTGATCATGTGAATCAAACATTGTCTAGAGAACAAATTCTTGTTCACGTTTGGGGAGACGATTATGTTGGGTCAGATCGCGCCGTTGATGATGTGATTAGACGTGTACGAAAAAAAATGCCCCGAATGAATCTTGAGACGTCTTATGGACTTGGTTACCGGTTAATCACATGA
- a CDS encoding HAMP domain-containing sensor histidine kinase, which translates to MIRLNLTKRIWLSFMILVLLVGVVIAVIYPLSIKGTLTEETYQIIESEQQRYTFPDQDGPLPPQTDQDFIERRDAERSVGHTLITRLYSGPLQGDPIPDEVIIEMRKNALDQKKDKGRYELTYNNQASLFYVISKVDVNGQEAYFISYMWDTYRNQMIDRLWWRLIIILLFALFLSLFPAAWIAQYLRRPLTVLGERFEQIANRNWKEPFKWEGDEEFQKLSNQFESMRQNLMRYDKAQKTFIQHASHELKTPIMIIKSYAQSIKDGVMPDSLDNTMTVILNESDRMEQRVKGMLTYIKLDSIDEPEGNWETFRFGVLAEELRERFMYQREDVTFSISGEQIELTAIHEQMLTAMDNLVQNALRYAKSEIHLKAREDEGRIILEVYNDGEQLSFQKVEKDRLFEPFQKGDKGQFGIGLAIVKKIAERHKGIAEVTNLDQGVVFSIIMPKKQSERSE; encoded by the coding sequence ATGATTCGCCTGAACTTAACGAAGCGGATTTGGCTCTCGTTTATGATTCTAGTACTGCTTGTGGGCGTCGTGATTGCGGTCATCTATCCTCTTTCTATTAAAGGAACGTTAACAGAAGAAACGTACCAGATTATTGAGAGTGAGCAGCAACGATATACGTTTCCAGATCAGGATGGTCCACTTCCACCTCAAACAGATCAAGATTTTATCGAACGGAGAGACGCTGAGCGGTCAGTTGGACATACATTGATTACAAGGCTATATAGTGGCCCATTACAAGGAGACCCAATTCCAGATGAAGTTATTATTGAAATGCGTAAAAATGCTCTGGATCAGAAGAAAGATAAAGGGCGTTATGAACTCACGTATAATAACCAGGCATCACTGTTTTATGTAATATCCAAAGTTGATGTGAATGGACAAGAAGCGTACTTTATTTCTTATATGTGGGATACGTATCGCAATCAAATGATTGACCGCCTTTGGTGGAGGTTAATTATCATTTTACTCTTTGCTTTGTTTCTTAGTCTTTTTCCTGCAGCGTGGATTGCGCAATATTTGCGAAGACCTTTAACCGTGCTTGGGGAACGTTTTGAGCAAATCGCAAACCGCAATTGGAAGGAGCCGTTCAAATGGGAAGGTGATGAGGAGTTTCAGAAACTCTCCAATCAATTTGAATCAATGAGACAGAACTTAATGAGATATGATAAAGCGCAGAAAACATTTATCCAACATGCATCTCATGAGTTGAAAACGCCGATTATGATCATTAAAAGCTATGCGCAGTCTATTAAAGATGGCGTCATGCCTGATTCACTCGATAATACGATGACGGTCATTTTAAATGAGTCCGATCGCATGGAGCAGCGTGTAAAAGGGATGCTGACGTATATTAAGCTGGATTCAATCGATGAGCCTGAAGGAAATTGGGAAACATTTCGCTTTGGGGTACTTGCTGAAGAACTTCGTGAACGATTTATGTATCAGAGGGAAGATGTAACGTTTTCGATATCAGGAGAACAGATTGAATTGACGGCGATACATGAACAAATGTTAACGGCTATGGACAACCTTGTTCAAAACGCGTTGCGCTATGCTAAAAGTGAGATTCACTTAAAGGCTCGTGAGGATGAAGGACGCATTATATTAGAAGTCTATAATGATGGTGAACAACTATCATTTCAAAAAGTAGAAAAAGATAGATTGTTTGAACCGTTTCAGAAAGGTGATAAAGGCCAATTTGGTATCGGACTTGCGATCGTAAAAAAAATTGCGGAACGTCATAAAGGAATAGCAGAAGTAACCAATTTGGATCAGGGAGTTGTTTTTTCGATTATAATGCCGAAGAAACAAAGCGAAAGGTCTGAGTAA
- the yhaM gene encoding 3'-5' exoribonuclease YhaM, whose product MKEFKGIGHYRVGDQVDHFLLIKSSVKGVASNGKPFLTLILQDKSGDIEAKLWDASSDDEESFDAQQIIKVKGDVTSYRGRNQLKIKAIRLATDMDQVKVSDFVESAPLEVNEIMEKITQYVFEMRNPNIQRITRHLVKKHQNDFLTFPAATKNHHEFVSGLSYHVVSMLDIAKSLSQLYPSLDTDLLYGGIILHDLGKVVELSGSIAASYTNEGKLLGHISIMVNEIGQAAKDLEIEGEEVMLLQHLILSHHGKAEWGSPKPPMIREAEILHMIDNIDAKMNMLDRALNKVEPGEFTDRVFALDNRSFYKPKVIPISENVKK is encoded by the coding sequence ATGAAGGAATTCAAGGGAATCGGACATTACCGAGTAGGTGATCAAGTTGATCACTTCCTGCTAATTAAATCATCAGTGAAAGGCGTAGCAAGTAATGGAAAGCCTTTTCTTACATTAATTTTACAGGATAAATCAGGAGATATTGAGGCTAAGCTTTGGGACGCATCTTCTGACGATGAAGAGAGTTTTGATGCTCAACAAATTATTAAGGTGAAAGGTGATGTGACAAGCTATCGTGGACGTAATCAACTAAAAATTAAAGCTATTCGCCTTGCAACAGATATGGACCAGGTGAAAGTAAGTGATTTTGTTGAATCAGCTCCACTTGAAGTGAATGAAATTATGGAGAAAATCACGCAGTATGTGTTTGAAATGCGTAATCCAAACATTCAGCGTATTACGCGTCATCTTGTGAAAAAACATCAAAATGACTTTCTTACATTCCCGGCCGCAACAAAAAACCATCATGAGTTTGTGTCAGGATTATCTTATCATGTCGTTTCCATGCTTGATATTGCTAAGTCCCTATCTCAGTTATACCCTTCTCTTGATACAGATTTGCTTTATGGCGGAATTATCCTACATGATTTAGGAAAAGTCGTAGAGCTATCAGGATCAATTGCAGCAAGTTATACGAATGAAGGGAAGTTACTTGGTCATATATCGATCATGGTGAATGAAATCGGTCAGGCAGCAAAGGATCTAGAAATTGAAGGTGAAGAAGTTATGCTTCTTCAACATCTGATCTTGAGTCACCATGGTAAAGCGGAGTGGGGTAGTCCAAAGCCTCCAATGATTCGGGAAGCAGAGATCTTGCATATGATTGACAACATTGATGCGAAAATGAATATGCTTGATCGAGCTCTAAATAAAGTTGAGCCAGGTGAATTTACAGATCGCGTCTTTGCGCTTGATAATCGTTCATTTTATAAACCTAAGGTGATCCCTATTAGTGAAAATGTAAAAAAATAA
- a CDS encoding MFS transporter — protein MDMKIKDWDRNLKIRLFGEGMMNILFWMFFPFMAIYFSDSFGKGMAGLLLVLSQVVAVIANLIGGYCADQYGRKQMMFLSALGQGVTFIAFAFANSPWLSSPMLTFVSFSVLGIFGSLYWPASHAMVADVVEEKDRNTVFAVFYTALNISVVVGPILGGLFFFQHRFGLLLIAAAVSFSLAVLISIFIRETAPEKRQNSLVTDSSTKWTKFLWTQLQDYRVIGNDKVFLLFILAGVLVAQTFMQLDLLIAVYLSEKVPEQAVFTFLDTAIRADGNQIFSWLISENGLLVALLTVYMTTKMNQFKERNVFIVSCLIYALSMIIFGNVTSIWLLAIAMFIFTMGELMVVGIQEGFVSRLAPEHMRGQYFAAASLRFTIGRTVAPVAIPLTALIGFQWTFYLISFLAVSAAVIYFVMFNMSEKQGVNHS, from the coding sequence ATGGACATGAAAATAAAGGATTGGGATCGGAATTTAAAGATTAGACTATTTGGAGAGGGCATGATGAACATTCTTTTTTGGATGTTCTTCCCCTTCATGGCAATTTATTTTTCGGATTCATTTGGGAAAGGAATGGCAGGTCTCTTACTAGTTTTGTCTCAGGTTGTTGCAGTTATCGCTAATTTAATTGGTGGGTATTGTGCGGATCAATATGGAAGAAAGCAAATGATGTTTCTTTCTGCTCTAGGGCAGGGAGTAACATTTATTGCGTTTGCGTTTGCTAATTCTCCATGGCTTAGTTCCCCAATGCTAACGTTTGTAAGCTTTTCTGTTCTTGGCATCTTCGGCTCATTGTACTGGCCGGCTAGTCATGCCATGGTTGCAGATGTTGTGGAAGAAAAAGACCGGAATACAGTCTTTGCTGTCTTCTATACGGCACTCAATATTTCAGTTGTCGTCGGGCCAATTCTAGGCGGACTTTTCTTCTTTCAGCATCGATTTGGTTTACTATTAATTGCTGCTGCCGTCAGCTTCTCTCTGGCAGTATTAATTTCCATCTTTATTCGTGAGACAGCTCCAGAAAAGAGACAAAATAGTCTCGTTACAGATTCTTCTACGAAATGGACAAAGTTTCTTTGGACTCAGCTTCAAGACTATCGAGTGATTGGGAATGACAAAGTTTTTCTGTTATTTATTTTGGCTGGCGTCCTAGTTGCTCAGACATTTATGCAACTTGATTTATTAATCGCAGTTTATTTAAGCGAAAAAGTGCCAGAGCAAGCTGTTTTTACGTTCTTAGATACTGCGATCAGAGCAGATGGTAATCAGATATTTAGTTGGCTCATATCAGAAAATGGCTTACTTGTTGCGCTGTTAACCGTTTATATGACAACTAAAATGAATCAATTTAAAGAGAGAAATGTTTTTATTGTTTCTTGTTTGATCTATGCGCTAAGTATGATCATATTTGGAAACGTCACTTCTATATGGCTTCTTGCTATTGCTATGTTTATTTTTACAATGGGAGAACTTATGGTTGTTGGAATTCAAGAAGGATTTGTTTCGCGTCTAGCTCCAGAGCATATGCGTGGGCAATATTTTGCAGCTGCAAGTCTTCGTTTTACAATCGGTAGAACGGTCGCACCAGTAGCCATACCACTTACAGCCCTAATAGGATTTCAATGGACGTTTTACTTGATAAGTTTTCTTGCAGTGAGTGCTGCTGTCATCTATTTTGTGATGTTTAACATGAGTGAGAAACAGGGAGTCAACCATTCATAA